A single region of the Brassica rapa cultivar Chiifu-401-42 chromosome A03, CAAS_Brap_v3.01, whole genome shotgun sequence genome encodes:
- the LOC103859800 gene encoding F-box/kelch-repeat protein SKIP30 yields MSGLLEGIPDAVALRCLAHVPLHHHPNLELVSRSWRSAIRSDELFKVRSEEKSSESLLCVCAFDPENTWQVYSPSCNRWLTLPLLPSRIRHLAHFGAVTAAGKLFVLGGGSDAVDPLTGDHDGTFATDEVWCYDFVKRRWTQRASMLVPRSMFACCVLDGKIVVAGGFTTCRKSISGAEMYDPESDVWASIPDLHRTHNSACSGLVVKGKVHVLHKGLSSVQVLESVKVGWAVKEYGWPQGPMAVVEDVPYVMSHGVVYKQEEDDTWKMVASASEFKPRIGMAMTSLSDEVLLVGGVIGPDRDNWDIKPLSDVDVLSVGSDRPVWRKVAPMTKCRGTVLGCTQLTI; encoded by the coding sequence ATGTCAGGCCTCCTCGAAGGAATCCCAGACGCAGTCGCTCTACGCTGCCTCGCGCACGTCCCCTTACACCACCACCCAAACCTAGAGCTCGTCTCCCGCTCCTGGCGATCCGCGATTCGCAGCGACGAGCTCTTCAAAGTCCGCAGCGAAGAGAAATCATCCGAATCCCTCCTCTGCGTCTGCGCCTTCGATCCCGAGAACACCTGGCAAGTCTACAGCCCAAGCTGCAACCGCTGGCTCACTCTCCCTCTCCTCCCTTCGCGAATCCGCCACCTCGCTCACTTCGGAGCCGTCACCGCCGCCGGAAAGCTCTTCGTCTTGGGCGGAGGCAGCGACGCCGTTGATCCGTTGACCGGCGACCACGACGGCACGTTCGCGACCGACGAGGTCTGGTGCTACGACTTTGTGAAGAGGCGTTGGACGCAGCGAGCGTCGATGCTTGTGCCTCGTTCTATGTTCGCTTGCTGTGTTCTCGATGGGAAGATCGTTGTCGCTGGAGGATTCACCACGTGTCGTAAATCGATATCTGGAGCTGAGATGTATGATCCTGAGAGCGACGTGTGGGCTTCGATTCCTGATCTCCACAGGACTCATAACTCGGCGTGTTCGGGTTTGGTTGTGAAAGGGAAAGTTCACGTTTTGCATAAAGGGTTATCGTCGGTGCAGGTTCTTGAGAGTGTTAAGGTAGGATGGGCGGTGAAAGAGTATGGTTGGCCTCAAGGTCCGATGGCTGTTGTTGAGGATGTGCCTTATGTAATGAGTCATGGAGTTGTGTATAAGCAGGAAGAGGATGATACGTGGAAGATGGTTGCGTCGGCGTCTGAGTTTAAGCCGAGGATTGGAATGGCGATGACGAGTTTGAGCGATGAGGTTTTGCTTGTAGGGGGTGTGATTGGACCTGATAGGGATAATTGGGATATTAAGCCGTTGTCTGATGTGGATGTTTTGTCGGTTGGGAGTGATCGTCCGGTGTGGCGGAAGGTAGCTCCGATGACTAAGTGTCGTGGAACGGTGCTTGGATGTACGCAGTTGACAATCTGA